A part of Rattus rattus isolate New Zealand chromosome 4, Rrattus_CSIRO_v1, whole genome shotgun sequence genomic DNA contains:
- the Unc50 gene encoding protein unc-50 homolog translates to MLPSTSLNSSMYGNGALNSRDAARHTAGAKRYKYLRRLFRFRQMDFEFAAWQMLYLFTSPQRVYRNFHYRKQTKDQWARDDPAFLVLLSIWLCVSTIGFGFVLDMGFFETIKLLLWVVFIDCVGVGLLISTLMWFISNKYLVKRQSRDYDVEWGYAFDVHLNAFYPLLVILHFIQLFFINHVILTDTFIGYLVGNTLWLIAVGYYIYVTFLGYSALPFLKNTVVLLYPFAPLIVLYGLSLALGWNFTHTLCSFYKYRVK, encoded by the exons ATGCTACCAAGTACCTCTTTGAATTCTTCGATGTACGGGAATGGAGCTTTAAATTCCAGGGATGCAGCAAGACACACAGCTGGAGCAAAACGCTACAAGTACCTCAGAAGGCTTTTTCGCTTTCGGCAGATGGACTTTGAGTTTGCTGCATGGCAGATGCTCTACCTGTTCACCTCCCCTCAGAGGGTTTATAGAAACTTTCACTACCGGAAGCAAACGAAGGATCAGTGGGCCAGAGATGACCCTGCCTTCTTGGTCCTCCTAAGTATCTGGCTCTGTG TGTCCACCATAGGATTTGGCTTTGTGCTGGACATGGGATTTTTTGAGACAATAAAGCTGCTCCTGTGGGTTGTGTTCATAGATTGTGTAGGTGTTGGCCTTCTCATATCAACTTTAATGTG GTTCATCTCCAACAAGTACCTGGTGAAACGCCAGAGCAGAGATTACGATGTGGAGTGGGGCTACGCCTTCGACGTGCACCTGAATGCTTTCTATCCGCTCCTCGTCATCCTGCATTTCATCCAGCTCTTCTTCATCAACC ATGTTATTCTCACAGACACGTTTATTGGATATTTAGTTGGAAATACCTTATGGTTGATCGCGGTTGGCTATTATATCTATGTGACCTTCCTGGGATACAGTG CATTGccatttttgaaaaatacagtGGTCCTGCTCTATCCATTTGCACCTCTCATTGTGCTGTACGGACTATCGCTGGCGCTGGGATGGAACTTTACCCACACGTTGTGTTCCTTCTACAAGTACAGAGTGAAGTGA